One part of the Paenibacillus silvisoli genome encodes these proteins:
- a CDS encoding helix-turn-helix transcriptional regulator, producing the protein MGDATIFRSPAVFLSGSSFDMGGGANRFLLELHKHDANSEMLLIEEGEGEFEIDGKSYAAGAGTLLLYHRGVWHKELSTKHPFRATFIGFRGLRVGELMPDYFLHPDAPPLIQLYDQLPAVSRLMRDCIAEFRRQEPESQTIANHYLGVIFAKLARLAHYSDGSERARVPAREAVWKAKRIIEENYSAPLTLESLAEETYLNKYHLAHLFKDEMGVSPIQFLIYCRMEAAKRYLRTTSLQVKEIAEIVGYQSEPSFYNVFMKVNGVTPRKYRDGS; encoded by the coding sequence GTGGGAGACGCGACTATATTCCGCAGTCCGGCGGTATTTCTGAGCGGCAGTTCTTTTGATATGGGCGGCGGGGCGAACCGCTTCCTGCTGGAGCTGCACAAGCACGACGCCAACAGCGAGATGCTGTTGATCGAGGAGGGCGAAGGCGAGTTTGAGATCGACGGGAAAAGCTACGCGGCCGGGGCAGGCACGCTGCTGCTCTACCATCGGGGCGTATGGCATAAGGAGCTGTCGACGAAGCATCCTTTTCGCGCGACCTTCATCGGGTTTCGGGGGCTGCGGGTCGGGGAGCTTATGCCGGATTATTTTCTTCACCCGGATGCTCCGCCGCTCATTCAGCTGTACGATCAGCTGCCTGCCGTAAGCAGGCTGATGCGCGATTGCATTGCGGAGTTTCGCAGGCAGGAGCCGGAGTCGCAGACGATCGCGAACCATTATCTCGGCGTTATTTTCGCGAAGCTGGCACGTCTTGCCCATTATAGCGATGGTTCCGAACGGGCGCGGGTCCCTGCGCGGGAAGCGGTTTGGAAGGCGAAGCGGATCATTGAGGAGAACTACAGCGCGCCGCTTACGCTGGAATCGCTTGCCGAGGAGACGTATCTGAACAAATATCATCTGGCGCATCTGTTCAAGGATGAGATGGGCGTGAGCCCGATCCAGTTTCTCATTTATTGCCGGATGGAGGCGGCGAAACGGTATTTGCGCACGACGAGCCTGCAAGTGAAGGAAATTGCGGAGATCGTCGGGTATCAGAGCGAGCCTTCCTTCTACAATGTGTTTATGAAAGTGAACGGCGTCACGCCGCGAAAATATCGCGATGGCAGCTAG